The following coding sequences lie in one Maribacter forsetii DSM 18668 genomic window:
- a CDS encoding CopD family protein, whose translation MTEYYNYIKSLHLIFVITWFAGLFYIPRLFIYHIEAHLKASPEKEILSKQLKLMAKRLWYIITWPSAVLAVFFAIWLLIIYPGWLSQPWMHIKLGFVVLLILYHLKNHQIFKKFQQDDIQYTSKFMRIWNEGATLILFAVVFLVILKSSFNWIFGVVGIIVLGILLMLGIRLYKRIRNKNPEA comes from the coding sequence ATGACAGAATATTACAATTATATAAAATCCCTGCATCTCATTTTCGTAATAACGTGGTTTGCAGGGCTTTTTTATATTCCTAGATTATTCATTTATCATATAGAAGCTCACCTAAAAGCATCACCTGAAAAGGAAATTCTTTCCAAACAATTGAAGTTGATGGCCAAACGCTTGTGGTATATTATTACTTGGCCATCGGCTGTATTGGCGGTATTTTTTGCCATTTGGTTGCTTATTATTTACCCAGGATGGTTATCGCAACCTTGGATGCACATAAAACTTGGTTTTGTAGTGTTATTGATATTATATCACCTAAAAAACCATCAAATTTTCAAGAAGTTTCAACAAGATGATATTCAATACACCTCTAAATTCATGCGTATATGGAATGAAGGTGCCACGCTAATTTTATTCGCAGTTGTCTTCTTGGTGATTTTGAAGAGTTCTTTTAATTGGATTTTTGGGGTAGTGGGTATTATAGTTTTAGGAATACTTTTAATGCTGGGAATAAGACTATACAAAAGAATAAGGAACAAGAATCCCGAAGCTTAG